Part of the Venturia canescens isolate UGA chromosome 2, ASM1945775v1, whole genome shotgun sequence genome is shown below.
GATCTTCATCAATGTTTTCTTATCCTGCAGCCCGGGACGTTCAGAGTCAGTCGAGCGTGCTAATCAATTGGCTATGGGGTAAAAGGtacgaatttaatttttgtactcttgaaaaTTTCTATGAGAAATTCATGTTTTTGGATAAACTTTCAAAAGGGTCCGACCTCGAATTGAAccgaaattttgtgaaaatttttgtgagaatatttggttttttaataattttgtttctttagtTCAGTGGCTAGAAGTATTCAGGTCAACATGAAGTTGGACCTTTTGGAAAGCTTACTACAGAACACTGAGTTTATAGAACGGTGACTTTGAATGAAAACCTGAAGCAAATATTCCTTCCCACTTTTCTCTATGtcaattttaatatttgtAGTACACCAAAAGTGGTACACATGTGATGGAGGGCCGAAAATCTCGAGCTTTTTGTCTTCCTTGTGTCCTGGAGACATTCCGAAAACCATAACCAACTGCCAAAACAAAATTCTCTTCGTGAAGAGACTGCAAGAGGTTTGACTGCAATTCCAGAGAATTTACTGCTTTGCTCGTGTGAGGGACGTCGTGTGAGAATCCCGCGGGAAGAAGGTGCCttcattgtttattttttctttatgttcATAGATTTCTTTTGGTTTGCAATGCCTCATTGGCGCAGTGGCTGGCAATCATTTGTATAGTTTCAATATTCGTTTTGAAGTATCACAGAAATGTGTTAATTGtacgaaaataggtaaaatCGTCATGCAAGTATAACTGTCTCGCGTGAATTGTATAGATCCgttaataatatataaatatgtacacatacatacacacacacacagaacCGCTTATGTATGTGTGAATGTGATTCGACAATTGTAATAATTTGGGAGAGTGTCACATGATCAATCGCTGTGCGGTCAGAAAAACTACAAAATGTGCGTGCGTAAATACATATGCACATTCATACGAGTATTCATAGTGTCTCAAAACTCAAAAGTCTCCctcaaattttttgtcataATCAGATTGTGGAATTTCCGAAAAAAGttccatttccattttttttttttttccaattaaatttcatcaattatcGATTTAACTGTTCTGCGCATAATGTCTATTGATCGAGGAGTGTGAGTCGTGAGCTTGGAACGTTCATtaacaattttattgaatttttcttgatAGTGCACAGCATTAACTTCGTCTAATTAGGTGCGCGTTTTACTTATTCGAATCACTAAAAATTTAACACGATCGAAATTATGTTGCTATTGATTTGAGTAATGTTTGTGAAATCCTCGGCATCTTTCGaattttatctttcattttaaaaaatgatatttgtatgTGGAAATCGATATGAAACTGGTTaaccaaaaaattatttattgaatacgTAATCGAATTTCTTCTTCACCGAGTGCAGTTTTATTTCAGCACTTATGAAGTCGATTTTAGTTAGTTCAATTCTTTTTCATATTGAGAATCATATGAAGAATTTGGTAAAATGGAGAATCGTTTATTTCTTTTagaatattattgaaaaattgggaaaatatTATCAATTCGTTGGTTCagtttttcatattattcTTCTGAAAATCAGTGTGCATCTGGAGATCGTAAATTGTCGTTTGGGTTTCATAGAAATGTTGAGCTTCGGAACTCGTCAGAGAAATAGAATCACTTGAGAAACATAATGTGTGTTTAAAATATTCTACTAATTTGAATGGAATGAattatcaattgaaaaaaatcaaagcccAGAATCCACAGATCTGATTACAACATGAAATTTCAGTATAATTTTTGAGACACTCTATGCAAAAACTCTACCGAAGCCACACTAAACGAACAACGCGAAAGTTGATCCACCTGTTCATAAcaatatttcagttaacacgaATGTCCCATTGACGGAATGCTCTTTGGACTGAGCACGAATTCattcaagtttttaaaaacaatattttcaatatcgatGAAACGAATCCGTGGCGTTCGGTTATTGGGACATTTGAGTTTTGAATGTGACATCGTCAGAGAATGCCCGTTCAAGTTCCCTCGATTTACAGTGTATTTCGCGCACTTTCAAGAAATTCACGCCTAATCGTGCAATCTTTTGCTCGTGTGCATTACGAAATTTTGTACAAAGATAATGACACATGAAgaacaaaacaaaagaaaaagatacaaatttacaagattTCTTGACGAAATAAACGGCCGATTGCGGcatttattgtaaatattttatcgaaattattcatttgagtatacttttttcttcgcacTAATTCgcataattaatttttgtatACCTTTTATGCTGACGAATTATAATTAGTGCGAATGTTAAAAACCCGAATGGATCGAATCACCGAAGCTCGCTTAACCCCTTCACTGTGAGTGACACGCATAGGGGCAAAAAATGTTGTGTCATGATATGTATAGGGGCATTTGAAAAGCAACATATTTCTACTTCATcgattcgattgtaatttggTACATCATGCctcaaatttatgaaatttttttccaacacaaaaatggcacaaaaatctcattttcacCTCACTGCGAAGGGGTTAATATTTCTGGTAATTTGTATTTCTTTAGAATCTTGAATCGTGTTATAGGTACAATTTGGGTTTGGTCGaatttgacagaaaaaaataactgaaCTTGTATATGTTTTTTCGTAattcttgtattttttctctacagCATCAcgtgaatattttgttgaaatagCTCAAGTCCTCaatagatttttcatttctctattccgataaattgaaaaataaaaaaaaaaacatttttacttATCCTATCATCTATGCGAGAAtaaatgaaaggaaaaattaaactttttccCACATCTTTTCAAATGCCCATGAAAATTTCTGATTTGTTGATAGAATCAAGTTCAAAATACTTCATTCAGCTCGTCCTTGTACAGGGCAAATGAAACAGATTGCTAAGATACAATAATTATTTGTATACatgaaatatgaaatattcaatggtatcgatgaaaattgttaGGTTTAATCCACAGAATCTCAAACATCGTGGGTACACACTTctcgttttttaatatttccgaAACTACGTTCTGCTCTCTGACGTTtcttaaattaaaaaaaatgtgacgaACGTCAGAATAAACAAAACTCTCACTGGATTCttggttgaaaattgaatattacgTAAAATGCAATTAAAACGTTGAGGActgctcaaaatttttgtaaacTGGTCCGAATGCCAATAACCCTCGTGTCCAAACGTGCGATGccaaaaaaaagtgttgagagCAGAGATTAACGATACTTATCCACTATCAGTGATAAAATAAAAGTGCGATGTCTCGAATAATCAAAAGACTTGCTTGACAAATCTGACATTGAGAACCATCAATTCGCAAGTTTGTACGTCATGGCGCACTCACCAACGGTATAATAACATTTTATATCGTTGAGAGTGTCTTCGAGGAATGAATGGGAGGTGACACgaatactgaaaatataataaattctgAGTTATAAATTAATTGGTAAAAATACTGCTCGGAAAAATAGTCACATTTACACGCTTATTAAACATTTTGAACAACGGAACTTCAATTACAAAATTGTGCTTCGTTTCAGAAATAtgttacgaaatttttctGCTTGCAACTAAATTTTCCAGTATCTTGTGCTGACTAGTTTCACACAATTATTTACTTTACTTTATAGTAATACAGATTACGTTCAGTGTGTGGATCGCTGTCTATCTCATAACATTTACTCAAGCTCAGACTCCCAATAATCTCATATCCGCAACTGACAAGTAAATAATTGCATTCCATGCAGTTTTCTTAATTGACAGTATATAAGTATTTCATATAACGCAACCaccttttcctctctttttcgaAAGTGTCTGTGAGACCTAAAATAGGCGTTAACTGTCGAAGAAAGTAGTAGTGGGGGGATACTCGAAAACGAACTCTCAACTCCTAGAAGttaaaagtgttttttctcGTACCTCCCACCACTCGGAGTTAAAAAGTTCCACTTTAGCTCCTTGGTACACAATATACTATTTCGTTCATCGTATCATAGAACGAGTTAATTTGATGATGAAACTACAGCGATACAGAAGATATTTTCCTTTACTTAACTCTGGAAAAGCCCATTATTTTAAATTCGTATGAAACATTGTTTATGAAGTGATCGAAGCACAGTTTTATACCGAACGAATATCATTGAGAAAGGTCTGAACCATCAGGATTATAGAGTTGACTGAACGTTCAAATACCTTATCGTCTCTGAACGTAAACTATAGTGATTACAGTGCATGTTTGTTCACCAGTTCTCGTGCACCTCTTATCCTCTCGTCATTCGATACTTCTCGCAAGATTTTTGATGGAGCCTAATTTAGTTAAGATTTCTAATTCAGTGCCATTTTTATCCGAATCGAGTTGTTGGTTGGCCCTGAATTCGGTGAGTGGAACAGGCTCGTGTTTATCGCCCGTTGGTATCATCTCGTGATCCGTCTGACGTCGTCGAGAAGCGTTCCGGGGATGCTGTAAATCGGGTCTTTTAACTTTCTTTATCGCAACGAGGGTAACAACAGCGACAAACAACAAGCCGAGGAGGACAGCAATTACGGCGATCGTCGAACCTGGCAGCCTCGACGTAGAATTATCCTCCGTTTTATCGACAGCCCAAGGATTCGCATCTCTCCAGCTGACCCAAACGCCCTTCCACAATGCCGGATCCCCCTGTGGATCCTCTGGAACGTTGGCCTCTGGTATGGCGGTCACACGATACTTCAGCAAGGCTTCCTCCAGGGTAACAAGAATAACCGGCCTCTTCTTCGCCAGATTTATGTGCTCGCAAGGATCCTCTTTGATGTTGAATAGACACGGCGATTCGACCGGATTGCAGGCGACCtggatcgatgaaaaaaatcgctaattAACTTTGACGTGTCGTATTCCTTCTGTGTACGAATCGCACTCTCTATTTCTGGACTAAAAAAGTTTtgcgattattttattacaaataATGACGGCACAGCGATGACAATGATGCGATTTTTCACAGCGAATAGCTTCCACCGGTAAAAAcgacagagataaaaaaaagtagttcAATTTTGACGTGTTCTTCGCTCAATCTTATCTGTCCTCATTCTACTTACGAACTTATCAATAGCGAGGcgtgtcaaattttgaatattagtAGCtcagaaaaatatcgaacaaAATATATGTTTTCAAGCGAATTGCAGCTCGTGAAAGCTTGTTTTACCTTCTGTTCCTCCTTGACATTGCAACCTACGGTAGCAGCGAGTCTTAACTTCCTAATGTCATCAGTTGTCAAGATTTTTGTGTCGAATTCGCTGGTCGCGTTGAAAGAAGGTTGACTTCTTCGCTGTCGCAAATCCCTCACTTGCCGAGCAGTTGTCAAACCACTAATCGCTACACCGGCTTTACTCGAAAGTACTCTCTTTGCGTATTCATCAGGAAGCTCTTCTCCAGTTGTTCTGTGACCCAGTCTTCCCGAATCGCCGTACCAATTATCTCCGCTAGTCGTGTGACCGATCACGTACTTGAAATCACCGCGTCTTATAGCACCGTAATTCTCGATGTCGTCGATGTTTATGAGGACCTCAGCACGTGGAACTCTCTTGTCCGATATCAAGGATGGCCACAAGTCAACGCCGTCGATCATCCCCAAATCATTCACGTCCATCCCTGCGATCAAACATTTTCATTGATGCTTAAAGGCAATTCGACGTTTCAGCAATTTATAAAACGTTCAACTTATCAAGAATAAACTTTTCGAACCTGCAGCCGACCAGAAAGTCGGTAACCAATCGGTTATCGATATGAGCTGATTCGAAACTCTGCGTGGGTTTTTTATCATCGGACTCCAAACAGCTGCGACGCCTCGAACTCCCCCTTCCCAAGCGCTCATCTTCATCTTCAGAGGATAAGagaacaaataattttgaacaAGAGACTTAATCGagcgagaaggaaaaaattgcTCGAGGCATTTGTGCTTACTCCTCTAAGCGGATAATTGCTACCCCGGTTGTTGTGCACCCCATCTGTCGGGGCACCGTTGTCTGACATGAAGACGATTATGCTATTGTCCAACATTCCACGACGACGCAGAGCAGTCATTACCTCACCGATACTCGCATCCAATTTTGACACCATCGCTGAAAAATGCTTTCAGTTGCTCAAGTGTACTAAAACTTTGCGATCAAGCAGCGAAACGaggtgaaatattttttcatagaccGAAGTTTCTTGCTTGAGATGCATGCTTTGTCGCTACAAACAAATATTcagaaaaactatttcaagTTTTCAAAAGTGAAGGAAAAGAGACTGATCCCCTgatcttttgaaaaacttttttccaaattcacaaatctcaaacaaaatttatcaCCCCAATTGCAAAGTAGTTTCAAATAAATACTGCGGAATTCGTGTTTTATGCAAgggcattttttctttcagcaACCGAATTAAGAACCCTGAGAAACCCAGATTTTTTGAGTTCCCATTCCCTTTCCCTAAAGTGAACTGTGCTCTACCTGCATAAATTCTTCTTTCTGGATCGTCGATGTACGCAAATTTAGCGATTTCTTCATCGGGCGCTTGATAAGGATCGTCCATATTTCCACTATGGGGTGCAAGGTGTGCCAAATACATGAACATCGGCGTCCGCGTATCGTGCTCGTCAATAATTCTTATGGCTTCTTCCGTGAATAGATCCGTAGAGTATTTTCCCTCAGTGTCCCAAGCCACTGACATATTTCGCCGCATATCGAAACCCCGATAATCGTGGGTCTGTCAAATCAGTTCATGCGATTACAAAGACTTGTGATTACATGCTAATGATCAGATTATATCGATATTATGAATGACGGAATGAGCATTTTATTGGCGGCGGACAGGCCAGTAAAGGAGAAAAACGCACTTTTGTTTTGACACTCTACAAACAGCGAATCCATCACGGGAGATTAATAAAATttcctgataaaaaaaatcagagagACCGTGCCAAAATATGAggatcaatttattttttaatcccTCTACTTAACGAGACATAGTTCAATACAAAACGAGCATGAATaccaaaaaaaacgaaccCTCGGCGATAGTACcgtatgaaatttcaatttgcagcatttttttgtatacaaggaaataatgtattttctctaacttcttttacgaactttaatttatctctttgtttaaattcataaagaaaaaaactaaatgacgagccatcagaaaaaacagtttgcaactttcaattttcatcgttttacattgaaattaaataattccgacaactttgctaGAAAGTagagaggaagtacagacttatacacaacatcttacaaaatttctgaaaattaacgcgattagacgattttttgagaaactcatattttcgtgaaattcaaaaaatcataaaattgaaaccgttcaaccgatattccccaaattcaataccaaccttcctattatatgatagtctatttataaaaaaaaaaaattattaataaatcttaaaattttcgaaagttagaccctttttatgaaaattttaaaacgtcgtaggattcgtaattttttacaaattctgacaaaattatcagagaatgaagagcttgtatagattaacatctgtgcaaaacggtagccccgtatctcaaaccgtttccgagttataagcggtttaattttgcagtgccataataCACAcgcacatccggacattttttctagacaTGATTTCtcgatgttttgggacattttgagcacattgacattgaaaactgggaaaaaaaaattttcatcatcacatagcttcctctatgaggaagcaaaattcATTCAGCCCACGCAAATGAAGGAGGCAATCCAATAAAGTTCACCTCTCGACCCACACATTTTGTCTCGCAAACGATTTACATGCGCAGGTTTTTGGAAACCCTCCaatattttcatcatgaaaatcatagaacaggatattttgaagaaaatttcaaattccccTTTCCAGTGTATGGAGCTTCTGGCAAAGTTGATTCCGATAtttcatacaaaaaaaaaagagatttgAATCACTCCGTGTATAGCCGTGACGTGATGCATTGAATTCTTAGTAATTGCGTATCTTTGCTTTTCACTCACTGAATGCCTTGACGAATCACTCAATGAATGACATTGTTTGAATCGGGCAGTGGTTAaacaagagactcggcagaatctcgggacaagtaGCTCATGAGTCAtttgaggctttgaaaatgaTTGTATTCTTATGCAAAGAGTTTCGAACTCACGTAAGATGCAACTCGATGATTGTAGTAGTCCTGGAGTCCATTCCAGTAGCCAAAATGCGAGTCAAAGCCTCGATACGTTGGAGTATACTCTCGTTTGTAGAAGCCCAAGTGCCATTTCCCGATGGCGTGTGTTTTGTAACCTGCAGCTTTCATATACTGAAACAACGGAAAAAAGCCTGTTGCAATATTCAACGAGAATGAATTTGACACAACGATCTTGTGATACTCGAGCTGAGAGTATGCTCGTGCATCGTGTATCGGGATTTGCAAAAGTGGATTTCATTCCACTTCTGTGTTTTATTGATCGGCTGCTTTTTCGACTATAGAAATCAGCTCCTTCATGATTCGTTCTCGGGTTTTTTTACCTTAGACAATATGTGATGCGTAATATTCAACAGATCTTTGAGGCTAGGAAAAGaggaataaattttataagcTGATTCACAACTTTggataattttcataatttttttataaaaattacgaatttatGTCAAGTTAACATTTACCTGAGGAAGCAGCTTCTCCTTAAGGGGTAATCCTCGAGGTTCAGCCTCGAGAAGTACAAAGTGCTGCATTCCAGTGTGAATGGGATATTTGCCAGTCATGAGTGCCGATCTGCTTGGAGTGCAAAGCGCCGATACATAGTGGCTGTTCAGAATAACACCATTGTAAGCCAGTGCGTCGATGTTCGGGGTTGGAATCTGATCCGCACCGTGGAAACTCACGTCGTTCCATCCCTAGGTTAAAGTTACTCGGATTGAAGTTCTGATTTTTGGGGGCTAAGATCGTTTTGGATATTTGTTCAGTGATCTGACGCTCACTGTTTTTACGATTCCATtcaatatgtattttttttttttttttttttttttttttatatcgagAATATAAGTGAGGCAATTTTCAGACAATTGCAGGGTTTTTTTCAAGTGACTAGATTTTCTATTCGTTGAGAATAATTGTCGTGTCGATGGTCTCTAGTTTTGCATTGAACTACTTTGAAACTAAGTCCTCGTTGAATACCAACGACTAGCAAAAAGACAACGAAGTGTAATCAATGATTACCGCGTTACAACGAGCGTGTTAAAAACTCTCAAACGGATTGCTTATCTACAGAAAAACTTACTAGGTCATCTGCAAGAATAACGACAATATTGGGCTTCTTGGCTTTATGGTGGTGGTGTCCGAAGATCTTCGACGTGTCTTCGGACGGAGACTTTGATAGTGCTTCCAAATGGGGCAATGGACCACTGGGAATTTCCTCAGATAATTGTATAAAAAGCAGACCCAATACCAGCCTCGAgcacaattgaaacattttttattgatttgaaTCTTCTGAAAGTGTTTTAAAGTTTGTACGtgtcaaaattcattgaatgCGACCAAAATTTTGTGAGACAGCCTAAAAAATATTCGCGATCGTTAACAATGATACGGCTTATCCGCAAATTTAGTATTGGAAATAATTCAGTAGACAATTTTTGATATCAGCGATTAATTTTCCATTATGGAACCATGCTGATGGCAAATCGTTAGATTTTTTATGAAGTCTCCCGAGAAGCAATAGTTCAGACGGTTTATATGAGTGACCACTTCTCTAGCTATCAAATAATTGTTTAGAATATTACATACGCGAAGATCCataaataatgattttaaTATTCATTAGATTTTTACGATCCTCATTTTTCCTGGTAAAATTGTGATTACGGCTATAGCATCTTTGCAATACTCGTATTTCCGGTGTAAAAggctttattttttctcacgaacgTTCAAAATTCCAAGCACGAAGGagttttgatgaatttatAATTCTCGATTCGGGATGTTAATAACGGGGATAAAAGACTCATCGAAGGAATTTACTTCCGCGATAATTTCCATGCAAATTAGAGTCAATATAATATTTCCTTTTACTCTGAGATTACTCTGAGACTAAAAGATTGGAATTTTTCTTGTTCACAGGAgtcttataaaaaaaatctccactGCACAGGGGCAAAACGATCCTTCATTGTTAATGTGAAAACTTTAAATTcttattgcatttttatgtTTGTCCAGATTCTCCTTTTAGTGTCAGCGTTATCTTTCACTATTAATTTACGGTTGTTATTTTAAGCagtgttaaaaaaaactgtcacAAACGGTTCTTGATTGACCTCCGTGCAATAATGCTTGGCCTACTCACCCAACGATGAATTAAATATTGCGAACTGTTACATAGTCGACAAGAGACTGCTCAGTTTCATGCTCGAAGAACTTGCAGACTGTATTTCGAAGGCTACCTCCTAACCACATTGGAAAATACCAAAAGACTGTTTCTCAGTGGGGGATAATCGTTTTCGTGATTATTTTTACATACATTTGTAAGGTAAACGCAGTACCGTTTACTGTGAATTTTCCCATCGACAATCGCGATCATGTCTGTGATTCCTTAACAAAATATATTGGATTACCGGACGATTCACCTCTTGTGTCTCCTTTCGTATTTATTATTCTCCGGTGGAGATTTCGATAATTATCTTCAACGATTGTTAATGAATAAAACTGTGTTGAGCGAATGCTTGCAAAAATACTGCTAAGAGAGTGTGGCTTAACCGTAAACAGACTAACCGAATATTCCGACGAACAATAATTTCTTTACGtgcaatcaaaataaaatcgattttcacgTTTGCAATCAGTCGCAACTGTCTTTCAtataaaaacacattttttatcgCCAGAAAAAACATTCACTTCCCCTTCGGAATAGTCGTCatgaattttattcgattcACGTTCACGCACTCGGTTCATTTCGATCCTACAGTTCTTCTCTCAAAGCAGTCTTCGCGAAGTTCAAGTTCAgtggaaattatttgaatgtaGGCCAAAAACCGAGAGTCCGTCGATTGTCTAGCAGTGAGTCTGCTCACcgcgtttttttattattccatgCACAGAATTAGGGTCCTTCGGAGTCTGTTGTTGAGTAAGAAAAAGTGTAATGAGCGTCGATGCAATTGCTTGGCGACGTCGCCAGTTTAATCGTACAAAAAGGGGTTTGTCTTGTTTAGTTTcgagatttcgtaaaaagcgtTGTGGGTGTGAGcgcaataatttttaatgaggCGATTAGCAAGCGTCGCAATCGCGGCATAATTACTTCGTATTTGAGTTTGAGACACGTGCTTGCTCCATCTCGTCTCTCATTTTCAGTCACCTTGTGCATGCGCGtatctcgtatttttttttttttttttttttttttttttttacacgtttCTAAGCGAAAGTCAAGTGTTTTCAGAATAAAGTTCCAGCATCATCGATAAAATCACTATTCCTGTACCATGCTCTATGCCCATTAGAAAAGCCTTGAAAGGACCACGAGATCACCGCGATCTCTTGAGAAAATGAATCAAACGTTTGCGATAATGTGAATGTCTTTGCCACGGCATTGTTAGGTGAACAGCGTGAAGGTCTCCGCAGTGATCTGATGTAGATACAATCCAAATGATCATTATTCTATTGACCAATTAAAAGGGATCGATAACGAATGACCAATGGCAGTTCACGTGTCAACGAGTGGGACAAAGTCACGTGTTTTACAGTTGCACTATGAATAATCTATCGCAGAATTCATATGAATTCTCATTATTGACGCATTCGTTATAGTATTGCTGCAGCACAATTGCACACAATTATTCAACACGATATACCGGGCAGGTTGACTCTCGAACGATTGCTTTTCAATGATTGAGTAAAAATATTCACGAGACTATTATGAAGTTCATTGTAACCTGTTCCTCACTCACCTCTGTGAATAAACCAGAGCTGTGAACATCTCGCTTATTATGGAAGTTGGCAAGGTATTTGGAAAGTTTATGAACCCGGAGGAAAcctgtatgttttttttacaacacTTCAGTAGTTGCAATTAGTACATTAACTCTTTCACTGTGAGTGATACGCataggaggaaaaaaagtcatGCCATTTTTGTGTCATGACACGTTAGGGGCATGTGAAAACAACATATTTCTACTGCATCGATTCGATTGCAATTTGGTGCGTCATGGtttaaattcatgaaaatttatttccaacacaaaaatggcacgaaaatctcattttcacCTCACTGCGAAGGGGTTAATACTTGGATGTATGTACGAACCAAATCGAGACTTGTGACGAATGAAGCACCTTTTTCGTTGAAGGCCTTCCCAATGCAAAAACGAAGGGCGTCAAGAGTTGCCAAAAACCTTTTAATAGTACAAACTCCCTTGTTTCAAGCAAAAAGCACGATATTTGCGTGGACTGAGTTGATAGATTGTCTCATTCATCGTCTATTAAATTTCAGATTGATGTGATAATTAAGTTATGAAaatgcacattttttttcagatttcaaATTCATGAGGTATTGTACGTCTTTTAATGCATCGATGACATCATCCAATGTATTCATGGATATcgagcaaatgaaaaatataatcagGTGAAAATTTAATGTTTTATGGATTAATTACCACGATTGttattttaagaaaaaatgattcatgACCATTACGAAAGAAACcaacgaaattttggaaaaaaatgttgttcttACACCTCTCGTTGTCTTCGTACGAACTCCGGCTTAAGACTCTGACATTCCCTTGAACCTCAATTTTAAATCACTTACaattttatatattcatcaGTACGAATTATCTTTTACTGATAAAGCTAATTATCAATAATCTGGATCGATTCTATATAAGAAAAGAGGATTTTGTCTCCAGGTCAAAGTATCCAGACAAATTGTTTATCAACAAATCTAtacgttcgattggaaataagagAGCTTCGAATACTGCCTtactgttttctttttttttcgaataatggATCGTGATCGTTCTTATGTGCACTATGTTTCCACCCCATGCACCACTTCAAAAATAAATGTAGAGCCTTGAAACGAACTGAGCAAGTTTTTGTCAGCTACGTTGATAGCCAAGAAGCATAAcgcacgtgaaaaaatattagcaAAAGTCTGGTTTTTATACGCCCTTAATGATAATCCCTATTATCGTGCAAAAAAATCGTGTTCtgaactcaatttttttttgttttagcaAAGAAGATATAGAAACGTCAACTCAGTCATTTTCTTAA
Proteins encoded:
- the LOC122405771 gene encoding arylsulfatase J-like isoform X1; amino-acid sequence: MFQLCSRLVLGLLFIQLSEEIPSGPLPHLEALSKSPSEDTSKIFGHHHHKAKKPNIVVILADDLGWNDVSFHGADQIPTPNIDALAYNGVILNSHYVSALCTPSRSALMTGKYPIHTGMQHFVLLEAEPRGLPLKEKLLPQYMKAAGYKTHAIGKWHLGFYKREYTPTYRGFDSHFGYWNGLQDYYNHRVASYTHDYRGFDMRRNMSVAWDTEGKYSTDLFTEEAIRIIDEHDTRTPMFMYLAHLAPHSGNMDDPYQAPDEEIAKFAYIDDPERRIYAAMVSKLDASIGEVMTALRRRGMLDNSIIVFMSDNGAPTDGVHNNRGSNYPLRGMKMSAWEGGVRGVAAVWSPMIKNPRRVSNQLISITDWLPTFWSAAGMDVNDLGMIDGVDLWPSLISDKRVPRAEVLINIDDIENYGAIRRGDFKYVIGHTTSGDNWYGDSGRLGHRTTGEELPDEYAKRVLSSKAGVAISGLTTARQVRDLRQRRSQPSFNATSEFDTKILTTDDIRKLRLAATVGCNVKEEQKVACNPVESPCLFNIKEDPCEHINLAKKRPVILVTLEEALLKYRVTAIPEANVPEDPQGDPALWKGVWVSWRDANPWAVDKTEDNSTSRLPGSTIAVIAVLLGLLFVAVVTLVAIKKVKRPDLQHPRNASRRRQTDHEMIPTGDKHEPVPLTEFRANQQLDSDKNGTELEILTKLGSIKNLARSIE
- the LOC122405771 gene encoding arylsulfatase B-like isoform X2, translating into MFQLCSRLVLGLLFIQLSEEIPSGPLPHLEALSKSPSEDTSKIFGHHHHKAKKPNIVVILADDLGWNDVSFHGADQIPTPNIDALAYNGVILNSHYVSALCTPSRSALMTGKYPIHTGMQHFVLLEAEPRGLPLKEKLLPQYMKAAGYKTHAIGKWHLGFYKREYTPTYRGFDSHFGYWNGLQDYYNHRVASYTHDYRGFDMRRNMSVAWDTEGKYSTDLFTEEAIRIIDEHDTRTPMFMYLAHLAPHSGNMDDPYQAPDEEIAKFAYIDDPERRIYAAMVSKLDASIGEVMTALRRRGMLDNSIIVFMSDNGAPTDGVHNNRGSNYPLRGMKMSAWEGGVRGVAAVWSPMIKNPRRVSNQLISITDWLPTFWSAAGMDVNDLGMIDGVDLWPSLISDKRVPRAEVLINIDDIENYGAIRRGDFKYVIGHTTSGDNWYGDSGRLGHRTTGEELPDEYAKRVLSSKAGVAISGLTTARQVRDLRQRRSQPSFNATSEFDTKILTTDDIRKLRLAATVGCNVKEEQKVACNPVESPCLFNIKEDPCEHINLAKKRPVILVTLEEALLKYRVTAIPEANVPEDPQGDPALWKGVWVSWRDANPWAVDKTEDNSTSRLPASPERFSTTSDGSRDDTNGR